atttataaattaaagttgcTTGTGTGTGACtcgcattattaattatttacgattCATCTCGTTACAATAAAgactatcttttttataaacgtaatcatcatataaaacttattaagtgactatataaaataaatgtattacatCAGAAGAGAACAAACGtattataactataaaaattacaacatcTCTTATTCCGTCCAAACAAGTGTCTaagtaaaacataaatatataattaatcacaATATGCTCTCCTCTCTTGACTGAGATATGCACATTCTTGCCCTTTATATTACGTATCTTCtagacacaaaaaataaaatacatcgtAAACTTAACAAAATGCaatgtatatctatataagtTGCCAATTATATTGTCTTCCATGTGCGGAAGCCTAGCAAGAGTGCCTTATATTTTAtctcgaaaaaataattaagcgaGAATCTGTTAAAACGTTTGGAAGGTCCTATGTCGTCGTGTCGCCTTCTTCCTGTTCGAGTCTGGAAGAGCCGCAAACGCGACATTTACAGCATACAATGCAAGGTGCCGCCAACAACAGCAAGGGCGATGCGACAAGTAGAAGTAGGCCGAAACCAGCGAAGATCCCAATCACTTGCGTTCGATGCCATATCACGGACGCGCGTGAGTGGCCCAATTTATTCTTACATGGTCCCTTGTCGTAATGTCGCAACAGAAAGTCATCCTGCATATGAACAATTTAAGAATCAATTTTAACGTCTTTCACATCAAAACATTCTCATTGTGTAAGAGTAACAGTATTAAAAGATTTGGAATCGTTTTGGACCGCATACTTTACCGCCATGGGGGAATACTCACATCTAAGGATGCTAAGCAGTACCAGCAAAACACGTGTTTACATCTTTTGCACATCATTTGAGCACAACCTTCGTCCTTTTCTATCGGCACGGAACACATAGGACAGCATTTAATGTGATCGCTACCAAATGGTATTCCTAATGGAAGATCTGAACAGGGCCCATTGTGCCAAGGCTCGCGGCATATTGAACAAAAATTTGTGGAGCAGTTGGGACAGTGAACGGGACCTAGGGGAGTGCCGCTTCCACTGTTGCTGTTTATCGAACATATTGTTTCACAACCCGCTCGTGGACACCATGCACGTCCCTTGTCCATCGACACATCTGCAcacaaattatattgatttataaaatgtggAACTTTTGATCACTCTGTGAAGGAAGGAATACACTCTTGTGTATCTAACTGAATAGATACACAGAATCTGTACATATATTACTCACCTCTATTTAAACGAAATTTGCAATGCTTCTCCACGAGTTCTGTATTGACGAGACTCGATATCTCCTTCAAGGACAGGATGGCGCCGTGATCACACTGAGCGTCAGGACAACTAATTTCATATGCGCCCTCCTCAATCTCAAACTCTACATAGGCACGCATGCACTAAAATCATAAGTCTCTATAAGTACAAATTCTTCCTAAAACAACACACAGTTTGGGACAGCTTAGACGACTTACATCTTTACAATAGGAACAACCACAGCCCTCGATCTTGAACGTTCTCGAGAGAGAGGTGTCGACGAGACACAGCTTACAGAATATCCGTCCGATCGTCTGCTGCGAGCTCGCAGGGACGAAGTTGCCGGCGGCTAGGCTGTAACGTGAGCTGGACGCCAGGGACAGCAGGCTCGAGCAGCGCGAGCAGACCCTGCTGCGATTGATAGGCCTGCCCTCGAGGGCAGAAGTGCTCAGTCCCACGGCGGTCTCGCACTTTCTAAGCGCACCGCCGGGACCGAGGTTCATCCAGCTGCCACCGTTGCCGCCGCGCGCCTCCAGACTCGCGCTGCTCTCCGGGCGCAGAAGAGGCGCGTCCGCCTCCCTGCCGATGCCGCCCGGTGCCAGGGCGGTCCTCTCCGTTAAGGAAAGGTTCACCACACTGGCCTCCTTGCGTATCAGGGGCAATCGGATGCCACCACTGAGCCTGACCTTTTGGTCGATCTTCTTCTGGCCGGCCGCGTTGACTTTGGCAGGCTGGTTGACAGTTGACGTACTGGTCGCGGCGCCCATGTCCGTCAGCGGTGGTGCCCGTCGTAGGACGAGCGAGTGTAGGCTAGGCATCCCCTGGACGTCGTTGCCGGTTACGGACGACGGGGAGGTAGAAGATGAGGAAGAGGCGGAAGCGTTGGAGATCTGCGTTCGCCGATCCCCCGTCGACGAAGTCGAGGTGCCGCCGCTCCCTTCCGcgcccgtcgtcgtcgtcgtacgCTCGCCGCTGACAGTGAGGGAACGCATGAACCCGGATAATCATATGTACATGGCGAAGTTACGGCACGGTGCAGGTGGTTTATCCGGGTGGTATAGCTGCGCGGACGTCGTCGGTGTCGGAGCCTCGCGCTGCTCGTCATAATCCCCGGTCGTTCGTGCGTCACCTCCTgctgcacacacacacatacacacatacacacgcgcgcgcgcacacacacactcacacacatacacacacacactctctctctacaTACGTAGTGCTTGCACGTTAGTCAGGCTGTTGCTGATACGGCACCACCGTGCGACCACCACCTCATCTCCGGAGTGTCGTAACCGAGTTTTCGCACCCGTGTGTACTACTGATGTCTGACGTTACATTTAATACTCCGAGCCTTGGTGTCGTATTCGCGGGACGGACATGTCCACAACGTACGGAACACCCACAACAGCTGATCGTCCTGGGCGCCTCGAGTGCAGCGGAGATAgggagagcgcgcgcgcgcgcgtgcgaggTAACCGTCAAACGCGGAGTAAACTGCAGCGTTGCTGCTGCTTGGCGAACGGTGCACTCGAATGCGACGGTGCGCCGCGGCACCTCAACGATGACGAGTCCGTCGCGCGAGCAGCAATGCACCGCTGTTCTCCTCCAACCCAATCGTCCGATTCGCCTTCGTATTCGCcttcgtcgccgtcgtcgtcgtcgtcgtcttcgtcgCCGCCACCGCTTTCACTATGTGTTCACGGTGATACACGAGACGCGTCCCACTCCACGTCGTGTCGCCTGTGTCTCAGCGCGCCACGGTGCTCCTCGCCACCAACATTTTCACCTTCGCCGTCGCGTATACGCTACTGtgcacacgcatacacatgCACCCACCCATGCGCGCGCTCAGGCGCGCACGACGCGGCGCGCGTTCATAAATTATCGGAGCCGCGAGTACACTTCCGCCCCCTCCGCTTCCTCATTCGTTTTCCTTCTCGCCGACGAGAGATCGGCGGGCGGAGAGAATGTCACTGGCTACGGTTGCAGGTACGCGGGCAGGCTACCACCCTCGCGATTAGCGGCGGCACCGCGTCTGCTGCTTTGTTGACTTGTTATTATTGTCGTCGCAACGTTACACCCCGTGGCTGGCTCATTTGGCGCGCGATCGTGAGTAGCGTACGCACGAGGGATCGCACCTCGGAAGCGACGTACCACTGGGGTAGCGAACCGTGAGAGAGCGGCGATACGCTCCCACACACGAGGAAAGCGCAATTTCGAGACTAGCGACGTTCCGTTGAATTATTCGCGTCTTACCGTCCATCTGTATTCGAGCTACACCTTCTGCACTCTATTCCTCTTCCTACCTTCTCTTTCACCTCCGCGCCTCCCGTCCTCGGCTCGCCGAGGCTTGCATTGTACGTACACCTCTGCCTCTCGGCTGAACTCTCTTCATATGAcctgaatttttatattaaatttacgtttacagatttttttttattttgaatttacgACAATGTCAGTGTTCTTAATGAATTAGCGTGTCCTCGGAAACTTATTGACTTTATTAGGTGCAACAAGGAAAAGCAGCTGACACAATCGTATACAATAATTGACGTCACTGTGCGATGTCATGCTGCTTTTTTGTTTCGCGCGCTTCTGGAGGttttaaatttacacataataaattttttttaatatttctacatatgacattttacataattctttCAGACTTATACAACTGATAAAAGCAAATCTTATCTGGTAATCTTAACTgattttttgtactaattttttgtatgtttttatatataccttTATAAGTTCATCGGTCCTCTTCAGAATTGTTGTACATAAAATGTGAAAGATTGAAACTTTTCTGCAAACTTTGTGCAACAATCGATGTATATGCGTAGTCAAACAAAATACGATATCAAATTATTCTATGACCAAAGGAAGAGAAatgtacttatatttttttctaattatacattattataaaaataagtaatttgcCAGTtttgaagaaagaaaaaaattcaaatacatacatacatatgtacacaGGATAATTCACGCAGTGTGACAAAccagtaattataaatttatcgaataaaatcaaataaacacatttcgtaactcaaaaataaaaaaaattttttcaagggAAAACGCtgtcgaaaaaattttttttattctctttttttagattaatatatgaaatagaaCATAAACTCAGAAGTTATAAGCAAGTAAAGAAGTATTTAGTTAGTTGAAAAGTTTATTGTATTCATACTGCATTAAATACAAAAGGgatgattaatttaactatttatctTATCACACGCCAAGTAGTGAAGTTCActaagattttaataagaatcaCAAACATTCAGATAGACAAATGCCAGCATAGTAacgaaatttgcaaatttaaattttatccttATTTCAAATTCTgcgaacaataaaaataaaatgataaatggaGGCACTCGGATATTTCtaaacgcagttctcatatgaaataaatataacaacatGATAGTGTTCTTTTGATgctaaaaatagtaatatgttacttattttgttagaaacaaAGCGCAATTAATCAGacattattagaataaaaaatcaacgtattgtctacaattacataatagatattaaaataatattaatgtaaatagatattagaataatataagttatatagaTTCTGAAAAGCATGTATTATGgctcttttcctttttaccaaaagattattttctattatggTTAGCTTCCttggtacaaaaaaaaacattttacgtGATTCAAGTGCATGTATAAACGATACatgaataattacaatatgtcCAAGTTCTGATTATATAAACTGTGATTATTTAGAAAACTTGTCACGTTTTATACGCTCCAGATGGAACCACCTAGCCAATCTTATAATTACTGCATTCAATGTCAACACAAACcataatcaatttctatcttaatattatgttaacaGACTGCTCGATTTCTGCCACCAATCTACATAATCTAACATAAGaaaatctaataaacaaaatgaCAGCATATCGacattttatgtacaaaaatttggAGCTAATACTTagctaaaattaaaactgtaatatgcaatttttatgctAACAAAATGCTACATGTTCCTGTATGAAAACGTgcaaattttaagtaaaaacgCAACTACCTCATAAATTATAACGAATTAACATTCGTCAAATGGATTGCTTCAATTATTGCTCccgtaaataatacaaataaaatttaattttttattattaacattttatatatgcatttaattat
This sequence is a window from Monomorium pharaonis isolate MP-MQ-018 chromosome 3, ASM1337386v2, whole genome shotgun sequence. Protein-coding genes within it:
- the LOC105837963 gene encoding probable E3 ubiquitin-protein ligase RNF144A, coding for MRSLTVSGERTTTTTGAEGSGGTSTSSTGDRRTQISNASASSSSSTSPSSVTGNDVQGMPSLHSLVLRRAPPLTDMGAATSTSTVNQPAKVNAAGQKKIDQKVRLSGGIRLPLIRKEASVVNLSLTERTALAPGGIGREADAPLLRPESSASLEARGGNGGSWMNLGPGGALRKCETAVGLSTSALEGRPINRSRVCSRCSSLLSLASSSRYSLAAGNFVPASSQQTIGRIFCKLCLVDTSLSRTFKIEGCGCSYCKDCMRAYVEFEIEEGAYEISCPDAQCDHGAILSLKEISSLVNTELVEKHCKFRLNRDVSMDKGRAWCPRAGCETICSINSNSGSGTPLGPVHCPNCSTNFCSICREPWHNGPCSDLPLGIPFGSDHIKCCPMCSVPIEKDEGCAQMMCKRCKHVFCWYCLASLDDDFLLRHYDKGPCKNKLGHSRASVIWHRTQVIGIFAGFGLLLLVASPLLLLAAPCIVCCKCRVCGSSRLEQEEGDTTT